In a genomic window of Candidatus Binataceae bacterium:
- a CDS encoding DUF6010 family protein: protein MNVHQVPAFHGLDALPPVIIAGAYIVASSLIREPSRRSFNAIMIAGAGAAYLGGGFGVWEFAFTAVVTFCAFKGLQSYRFIAVGWLLHAGWDVLHHFYGNPIVPFAPTSSAGCAITDVIIAIWFFADAPSVFDLIRFSGAAAKA, encoded by the coding sequence ATGAACGTTCATCAAGTTCCTGCATTTCACGGGCTCGATGCGCTACCCCCGGTCATCATCGCCGGCGCGTACATTGTCGCGTCGTCGCTGATCCGGGAGCCGAGTCGCAGGAGTTTCAACGCGATCATGATCGCTGGGGCGGGTGCTGCCTATCTCGGCGGCGGATTCGGGGTCTGGGAGTTCGCGTTCACTGCGGTCGTAACGTTTTGTGCTTTTAAGGGTCTACAGTCTTACCGCTTCATCGCAGTGGGTTGGTTGTTGCACGCGGGGTGGGATGTGCTGCATCACTTTTACGGCAACCCGATTGTCCCGTTCGCGCCCACATCGTCGGCAGGATGTGCCATCACCGATGTAATCATCGCGATCTGGTTTTTCGCAGACGCACCATCCGTTTTCGACCTGATTCGGTTTTCCGGAGCAGCGGCAAAAGCATAA
- a CDS encoding TetR/AcrR family transcriptional regulator: MMTNITTSTRQRILREGLALMSQSGLSGVTLGVLADQVGMSKSGLFAHFRSKEDVQIELLNHMTEFVAEHVIRPAMAVPEGLPQLRALVRNWFGWAQRAGLPGGCPVAAGLFEFDDVEGRVRNKILEMEAAWRHTLVRLVERAVELGHLRRELDVDQFVWELCGIYLGHHAAHRFLRSSDADARAQTAFQALLDRAIPSSAGRRASQKSTRSRNARRRTE; this comes from the coding sequence ATGATGACCAATATCACCACCTCAACACGCCAACGAATCCTGCGTGAGGGGCTCGCCCTGATGAGCCAATCGGGTCTGAGCGGGGTCACGCTCGGCGTTCTGGCCGACCAGGTCGGCATGTCGAAAAGCGGGCTGTTCGCCCACTTCCGCTCAAAGGAAGACGTACAGATCGAGTTGTTGAATCACATGACCGAATTCGTAGCCGAACACGTGATCCGGCCGGCGATGGCGGTGCCCGAAGGGCTTCCACAACTGCGCGCGCTGGTGCGGAATTGGTTTGGATGGGCACAGCGGGCGGGGTTGCCAGGCGGTTGTCCGGTGGCTGCCGGTCTGTTCGAGTTCGACGACGTTGAGGGGCGGGTCAGGAACAAAATACTCGAGATGGAAGCCGCATGGCGCCACACGCTGGTGCGACTCGTTGAGCGGGCAGTTGAGCTAGGACACCTGCGGCGCGAGCTGGACGTTGATCAATTCGTGTGGGAACTGTGCGGCATTTATCTTGGTCATCATGCCGCGCATCGGTTTCTGCGATCCTCCGACGCCGATGCTCGCGCACAAACTGCCTTCCAGGCTCTCCTCGATCGCGCGATCCCGTCGAGTGCCGGGCGCCGCGCTTCCCAAAAGTCAACCCGATCTCGAAATGCAAGGAGAAGAACCGAGTGA
- a CDS encoding glycoside hydrolase family 31 protein, whose amino-acid sequence MNVRVSPIRPPRFSLERESRGHLVLRASSGATAHLFVLEEDILRVLVISPGRRDLPRTWAVAPGADDGPIAGRRRSDLTGFSTPRFLYHETADRFDVATKRIRLTVERTGFLCTWEMRAGGRRWLDAARDRPTQAYNFGWWDDRVYHYLARDPAEKYFGLGEHSGDLDLTGRRLVLSATDALGYDAKSSDPLYKHLPFYVTWRPSTNLAFGIFYDTFSDCTFDFGCERSAYHGLFRSFIADHGILDYYVIAGPSVAEVVRRFTWLTGRPALLPKWSLGYSASGMSYTEAPDAQEQMYKFLARCERHGVPCDSFHLSSGYTSVGGRRYLFHWNHGKFPDPRRLSSAFLHKGVRLCANLKPWLLRDHPRIKEARRLGLLIRETDGTPAWVQVWGGEGAYLDFTSRRTIRWWKEQVKTQLLELGIAATWNDNNEYEIKSPRARIEGFGHRRAAIEARPLQALLMTRASRDAQRESAPSQRPFVVTRSGGAGVQRYAQTWSGDNYTSWETLKYNLRMGLSLALCGVSNIGHDVGGFTGPKPDPELFLRWVQFGIFMPRFVIHSWNDDGTVNEPWMFPQITHHIRDLIRFRYRLLPYFYDLLWRYHRNFEPMVRPMFYDFPHDLQCYNESDQMMVGTALLAAPAVEPGIRSRLVYLPDGVDWYDFWSGRRLAGGQTVRLSAGPKRPPLLARACSLVAANVARQSFDSRGDRRGFYLFPPLGTGSFTATSFEDDGESYAYKDGSFCEWRFDVSCSAKTIRVQVSRTGRLARRRGRLPRLLLPRTESRTVICRLA is encoded by the coding sequence ATGAATGTGCGCGTGTCGCCGATCCGGCCGCCGCGTTTTTCGCTGGAGCGCGAGAGTCGAGGCCATCTGGTCTTGCGAGCCAGCTCCGGTGCGACCGCTCATCTGTTTGTTCTCGAGGAAGACATCCTCCGCGTCCTCGTCATATCTCCAGGGCGGCGCGATCTCCCGAGGACCTGGGCAGTAGCGCCCGGCGCGGACGACGGACCAATTGCAGGACGCAGGCGCAGCGACCTAACCGGCTTCTCGACACCAAGATTTTTGTACCATGAAACCGCCGACCGCTTCGATGTTGCGACCAAGCGGATTCGTCTGACGGTCGAACGAACCGGATTTCTCTGCACGTGGGAAATGCGCGCCGGTGGCCGGCGATGGCTTGACGCGGCACGCGACCGACCGACACAGGCTTACAACTTCGGCTGGTGGGACGATCGCGTCTACCACTACCTGGCGCGTGATCCGGCCGAGAAGTATTTCGGCCTGGGCGAGCACAGCGGTGACCTCGATCTGACGGGACGGCGGCTGGTTCTGAGCGCTACCGATGCGCTTGGCTACGATGCGAAGTCGTCCGACCCACTCTACAAGCACCTGCCGTTTTACGTCACGTGGCGGCCCAGCACGAATCTCGCGTTCGGCATCTTTTATGACACTTTCTCGGACTGCACGTTCGACTTCGGCTGTGAGCGCTCCGCGTATCACGGCCTCTTTAGGAGTTTTATCGCCGACCATGGGATTCTCGACTACTACGTGATCGCCGGGCCGAGTGTGGCGGAAGTAGTCCGCCGCTTCACCTGGCTCACCGGACGGCCGGCGTTGTTGCCCAAATGGAGCCTTGGCTATTCCGCTTCCGGCATGAGCTATACGGAGGCCCCGGACGCGCAGGAGCAGATGTACAAGTTTCTGGCACGTTGCGAACGGCACGGCGTGCCGTGCGACTCGTTTCATCTCTCCTCCGGTTACACATCGGTCGGCGGTAGGCGATACCTCTTTCACTGGAACCACGGCAAGTTCCCTGACCCGCGCCGGCTTTCGTCGGCATTCCTGCACAAGGGTGTGCGACTGTGCGCGAACCTCAAGCCGTGGCTGTTACGAGACCATCCGCGGATCAAGGAGGCACGGCGGCTCGGGCTGCTGATTCGCGAAACAGACGGGACGCCCGCTTGGGTTCAGGTCTGGGGCGGGGAGGGAGCCTATCTGGATTTCACCAGTCGGCGAACTATCAGGTGGTGGAAAGAGCAGGTCAAGACGCAGCTGCTCGAGCTGGGCATCGCGGCGACCTGGAACGATAACAACGAGTATGAGATCAAGTCGCCGCGGGCACGGATAGAAGGGTTCGGACACCGGCGCGCAGCAATCGAGGCACGCCCGCTTCAGGCTCTGTTGATGACACGCGCGTCCCGCGATGCGCAACGCGAGTCAGCGCCGTCGCAACGCCCATTCGTCGTCACGCGATCGGGCGGCGCCGGCGTGCAACGCTACGCGCAGACCTGGTCGGGCGACAACTATACTTCGTGGGAGACGCTCAAATACAACCTCCGCATGGGCTTGAGCCTCGCCCTCTGCGGAGTGTCCAACATCGGGCACGATGTCGGAGGCTTCACCGGACCGAAGCCCGACCCGGAGCTGTTTCTGCGCTGGGTTCAGTTCGGAATTTTCATGCCTCGCTTCGTTATCCACTCCTGGAACGACGACGGCACGGTGAACGAGCCGTGGATGTTTCCGCAGATCACGCACCATATTCGCGATCTGATCAGGTTCCGCTACCGGCTGCTGCCCTACTTCTACGATCTGCTGTGGCGGTATCACCGGAATTTCGAGCCGATGGTCCGCCCGATGTTCTATGACTTCCCGCACGATCTGCAATGCTACAACGAAAGCGACCAAATGATGGTGGGAACCGCGCTGCTCGCCGCTCCGGCGGTCGAGCCTGGCATAAGGTCGCGCCTCGTTTACCTACCAGACGGTGTGGACTGGTATGACTTCTGGAGCGGAAGAAGACTCGCCGGCGGCCAGACCGTCAGGCTAAGTGCGGGCCCCAAGCGCCCGCCACTTTTGGCGCGTGCCTGCAGCCTGGTCGCAGCAAATGTTGCGCGGCAGAGCTTTGATTCGCGTGGCGACCGGCGCGGCTTCTATCTCTTTCCACCTCTTGGGACCGGATCATTCACTGCGACCTCATTCGAGGACGACGGCGAGTCCTACGCGTACAAAGATGGTTCTTTCTGCGAGTGGCGTTTCGACGTCAGCTGCAGTGCAAAAACCATTCGCGTCCAGGTCTCGCGGACCGGCCGGCTTGCCCGGCGTCGCGGCAGATTGCCACGCCTGCTGCTGCCGCGCACCGAATCGCGAACTGTAATTTGTCGGCTCGCCTAA
- a CDS encoding DJ-1/PfpI family protein — protein sequence MNPTQPPLEIGMLLYPGLTLLDLIGPQTVFSWFANTHLVWKTMDPVVSDTGIGIQPTRTFESCPSKLDILFVPGGFGQQQLMDDAEALAFLADRAAESRYVTSVCSGSLLLGAAGLLKGYKATSHWATRDALSAFGAEPVDARVVVDRNRITGGGVTAGIDFGLVLLAKLRGDEAAKLTQLAMEYDPEPPFSSGSPKTAESSTIQQAMAFMVAHAEKQTQRRQHEVVS from the coding sequence GTGAACCCAACACAACCGCCTCTCGAAATTGGCATGTTGCTTTATCCGGGACTGACGCTGCTCGATCTGATTGGTCCGCAGACCGTGTTTTCGTGGTTCGCCAACACTCACCTGGTGTGGAAAACGATGGATCCCGTAGTCTCGGACACCGGAATCGGGATTCAGCCCACCCGTACATTCGAATCGTGCCCATCTAAACTTGATATCCTGTTTGTTCCGGGCGGCTTTGGTCAGCAGCAACTCATGGACGACGCGGAGGCGCTCGCCTTCCTCGCCGATCGCGCGGCTGAATCAAGGTACGTAACTTCCGTCTGCAGTGGTTCGCTTTTGCTTGGAGCGGCGGGGCTGCTGAAGGGGTACAAGGCCACATCTCATTGGGCGACCCGCGATGCCCTTAGTGCTTTTGGAGCGGAGCCGGTTGACGCGCGCGTGGTTGTGGACCGCAACCGGATTACCGGAGGCGGCGTCACCGCCGGCATCGACTTCGGTCTGGTCCTGCTCGCCAAACTCCGCGGAGACGAGGCGGCGAAGCTCACCCAATTGGCGATGGAATATGACCCGGAGCCTCCATTCTCGTCGGGAAGCCCCAAAACCGCTGAGTCCTCGACCATTCAGCAGGCGATGGCATTCATGGTGGCGCACGCGGAGAAACAGACCCAGCGCCGGCAACATGAAGTGGTGAGCTGA
- a CDS encoding amidohydrolase family protein: protein MRVITLEDHFATPMFQEMFPRGNVSGYNLAERGAYLGYDISAELLNLGDTRLAAMDANGIDVQVVSLTMPGCEGFEGETAIAMATDANDRLAEAIQAHPGRLAGFASLPTSTPATAAKELERAVNQLGFKGAMINGHVQGEFLDNQKYWAIFECAQALKVPIYLHPTIPHPDVFKAYFEGYGELATPAWGFAMDTCTHFIRLVFAGLFDAYPDLRMILGHLGEGLPFWIHRLNDHTQFAARRRGLKKAPAQYLRENLVVTTSGNFFMPAFLCTLMALGADNILFSVDWPYESNRVAADWLNHLQITDQDREKICHLNAERVLRL, encoded by the coding sequence GTGAGGGTAATTACGCTCGAAGATCATTTCGCCACCCCCATGTTTCAGGAAATGTTCCCGCGGGGCAACGTGTCGGGCTACAACCTCGCCGAACGAGGAGCCTATCTCGGCTACGACATCTCGGCTGAATTGTTGAACCTGGGGGACACGCGACTGGCCGCGATGGACGCGAACGGGATCGACGTGCAGGTCGTCTCGCTGACGATGCCTGGCTGTGAAGGATTCGAGGGCGAGACCGCGATTGCGATGGCCACCGATGCCAACGACCGGCTCGCCGAGGCGATCCAAGCGCATCCCGGCCGCCTGGCAGGATTCGCTTCGCTGCCGACCTCCACTCCCGCTACCGCAGCGAAAGAATTGGAACGAGCCGTTAACCAGCTCGGCTTCAAGGGAGCCATGATCAATGGTCACGTTCAGGGCGAGTTTCTCGACAATCAAAAGTACTGGGCAATCTTCGAATGCGCCCAAGCCTTAAAGGTGCCAATTTACCTGCACCCCACGATTCCGCATCCGGACGTGTTCAAGGCCTACTTTGAAGGCTACGGCGAACTCGCCACGCCGGCGTGGGGGTTCGCGATGGATACGTGCACCCATTTCATCAGGTTGGTATTCGCTGGGTTGTTCGACGCTTATCCCGATCTCAGGATGATCTTGGGCCATCTCGGCGAAGGGTTGCCCTTCTGGATTCACCGCCTCAATGACCACACTCAATTCGCCGCCAGACGGCGGGGTTTGAAGAAGGCGCCCGCGCAATACCTGAGAGAAAACCTGGTGGTCACGACGAGCGGCAACTTCTTCATGCCCGCTTTCCTGTGCACCTTGATGGCGCTAGGTGCGGATAACATTCTCTTTTCGGTCGACTGGCCTTACGAATCGAATCGCGTCGCTGCCGACTGGCTGAACCATCTGCAGATAACCGATCAGGACCGAGAGAAGATCTGTCACCTTAACGCTGAGCGCGTGCTGCGCTTGTAG
- a CDS encoding SDR family oxidoreductase, translating to MQDKPVALVTGANQGIGLQIAKDLAAHAFTVLVGSRNLERGQAAAKTIEGDAHVLQLDVTDKASIAAAAQRVRNEFGRLDVLVNNAAISHTGRMAGMSVEQYAKSTRPSNVSLDEVRAVWETNVFGVLAVYQAMLPLLREAPAARIVNVSSGVGSLTMNSDPACPWRPIFGPVYPASKTALNAITLAMAIELEPAGIKVNAVSPGFTKTNLNNYAGTETVEEGAAEAVRVALLGPDGPTGTFTHAKFGKLPW from the coding sequence ATGCAGGACAAACCCGTCGCCCTGGTCACTGGGGCGAATCAAGGAATCGGTCTTCAAATCGCAAAAGATCTCGCGGCACACGCCTTCACCGTGCTGGTCGGCTCGCGCAATCTCGAGCGTGGCCAGGCTGCGGCCAAGACGATTGAGGGAGACGCCCACGTGCTCCAACTCGACGTGACGGATAAGGCTTCGATCGCCGCCGCGGCGCAGCGCGTGCGCAACGAGTTTGGTCGCCTCGACGTGCTGGTAAACAACGCAGCGATCTCCCATACAGGACGGATGGCGGGTATGTCCGTCGAGCAGTACGCCAAGTCGACCCGCCCAAGCAACGTGTCCCTCGATGAAGTGCGCGCGGTGTGGGAGACCAACGTGTTCGGCGTTCTCGCCGTTTACCAGGCGATGCTGCCGCTCCTGCGCGAGGCGCCCGCAGCCCGCATCGTCAACGTGTCGAGTGGCGTTGGCTCGTTGACAATGAACTCGGACCCGGCCTGCCCCTGGCGCCCGATCTTCGGGCCTGTCTACCCTGCGTCCAAAACAGCTCTCAACGCGATAACGCTCGCGATGGCGATCGAGCTCGAGCCCGCCGGTATCAAGGTCAACGCCGTCTCTCCGGGCTTCACCAAGACTAACCTCAACAACTATGCGGGCACCGAGACTGTCGAGGAGGGCGCCGCCGAAGCGGTACGCGTTGCGCTGCTTGGCCCGGACGGCCCGACGGGTACGTTCACTCACGCAAAATTCGGAAAGCTGCCGTGGTGA
- a CDS encoding TetR/AcrR family transcriptional regulator: MGGKPGKQADGWEPGERTDRRVRADAKRNIDALLQAAMAVFASSGVDAPVREIAEKAGVGIGTIYRHFPQRSDLIVAVFRREVDACADAATVLATEHDPGEALARWMQRYVDFIAAKRGLATALHSGNAAYETLPAYFQKRLRPVLKTLLEAAAAAGEVRAGIEPNDLLRAVASLCAPAHDGNPAHPRRMVALLVDGLRYRASSPTPLSPRGSD, encoded by the coding sequence ATGGGAGGCAAACCAGGCAAACAGGCCGATGGTTGGGAGCCTGGCGAACGGACGGATCGACGCGTGCGCGCCGACGCGAAGCGGAATATCGATGCGTTGCTTCAGGCGGCCATGGCAGTGTTTGCGAGCTCCGGAGTGGATGCTCCGGTGCGAGAAATTGCAGAAAAGGCGGGCGTCGGCATTGGAACTATTTATCGCCACTTTCCGCAGCGCTCAGACCTAATCGTGGCCGTCTTCCGCCGCGAGGTCGACGCCTGCGCAGACGCCGCAACGGTGCTTGCGACCGAGCATGATCCCGGCGAGGCGCTGGCGCGATGGATGCAGCGCTACGTGGACTTCATCGCCGCCAAGCGCGGACTTGCAACGGCTCTCCACTCGGGCAACGCGGCGTATGAGACCTTGCCCGCCTACTTCCAAAAGCGACTCCGGCCCGTGCTCAAGACCTTGCTTGAAGCAGCGGCCGCAGCAGGCGAGGTACGCGCCGGTATCGAACCGAACGACCTGTTGCGAGCCGTCGCGAGCCTGTGCGCGCCGGCTCATGACGGTAATCCCGCCCATCCGCGGCGCATGGTTGCTCTGCTGGTGGACGGTCTACGCTATCGCGCGAGCTCGCCTACACCGCTTTCACCCCGCGGTTCTGATTGA
- a CDS encoding FecR family protein codes for MSSTKTTSEESEPFGQVAKLCAKAALKAWLTPELRRSRSLVFLVGLLLLAVSVANSDEPVGSIQELRGTARVYRAAKAISAAVGIFVMLGDRIETLADSELTLILRGGTRLTLGEESTMIIDRHLVKNETHIQSTVRLLLGKLRSWVNDTGGGGSVNFEIHTPNGVAAARGTDFEVNFIEGKPCPADPSCLRYTTVGVYQGVVVVTNPTSPAGSLPVTVTAGYQTTIPCESPPTPPSRWGAEELRAPGYH; via the coding sequence ATGTCGTCGACGAAGACGACGAGTGAAGAGTCTGAACCCTTCGGGCAGGTCGCAAAACTTTGTGCGAAGGCAGCTCTGAAGGCCTGGCTCACTCCGGAGCTGCGCAGATCGCGGAGTTTAGTATTCCTCGTCGGACTACTTTTGCTCGCGGTGTCGGTCGCAAACTCCGATGAACCGGTGGGCTCGATCCAAGAGCTCCGGGGCACCGCGCGGGTCTATCGCGCTGCAAAGGCGATCTCCGCAGCGGTCGGTATTTTCGTGATGCTCGGCGACAGGATAGAAACCCTCGCTGACAGTGAGCTGACACTGATCTTACGGGGTGGAACTCGGCTCACGCTAGGTGAGGAGAGCACGATGATCATCGACCGGCACCTCGTTAAAAATGAGACCCATATACAATCGACGGTTCGCCTCTTGCTCGGGAAATTGCGCTCGTGGGTAAACGATACGGGAGGGGGCGGAAGCGTGAATTTTGAAATACATACCCCCAACGGCGTGGCAGCCGCACGCGGGACCGACTTCGAGGTGAATTTTATCGAAGGCAAACCCTGTCCCGCCGACCCTAGCTGTCTGCGCTACACGACCGTCGGCGTGTACCAGGGCGTGGTAGTCGTTACTAACCCGACCAGCCCTGCCGGGTCGCTGCCGGTCACCGTCACGGCCGGTTATCAAACGACCATTCCGTGCGAGAGCCCGCCCACCCCGCCTTCACGTTGGGGCGCAGAAGAGCTAAGAGCGCCGGGCTATCATTGA
- a CDS encoding ATP-dependent helicase has product MNKVIYLHDKASAVEESRFKIKYRELLNEAQLAAVTHRQGPLLVVAGAGSGKTRTLIYRVARLIESGVPPGAILLLTFTRRAAQEMLDRVERLVGNASRQVAGGTFHSFANNVLRRHGGPLGLKPNFTILDRSDMEDVLNLLRARMGLASRERRFPKKGTVAEVISMARNKRRDLPEEIEFDFAHLIEHQADIVELAAKYNLYKRERGLLDYDDLLDRLLELLQQYERVRERLSSAYRYIMIDEYQDTNLIQAELVRLLACSHQNVMAVGDDAQSIYSFRGANFRNIMDFPSMFEGTRVVKLEENYRSLQGILDVANEVISRAAEKYTKALFTGRRGEFRPLLVRAQDEHMQSRFVAQRILELREEGVELSEIAVLFRSSFHSFDLELELQRRDIPFIKRGGFKFIETAHIKDTLAHLRIVANPADAVSWLRALTIVPGVGHRTAERAIETLVSAERPEQELARFGRQGPARGGAGFGRLAELVAALRGEGKRPAEQLAMVLQYYLPLMRDAYPDDYPKRERDLEHFQNITQRYRSLEQMLSDMALEPPSDSLDGVLTSEEEEGYVTLSTIHSAKGLEWRVVFLIWAADGRFPGPMSVGVEEIEEERRLMYVAGTRARDELYLIYPIYMFDRVNGFSMGRASRFLDDLPVEILPTATLQESDDG; this is encoded by the coding sequence GTGAACAAGGTTATCTACCTGCATGACAAGGCGTCGGCGGTCGAGGAGAGCAGGTTCAAGATCAAGTATCGCGAACTGCTGAACGAAGCACAGCTCGCCGCCGTCACGCATCGCCAGGGACCCTTGCTGGTAGTCGCGGGCGCGGGCTCGGGCAAGACCCGCACGCTCATCTACCGCGTCGCACGCCTCATCGAGAGCGGCGTCCCGCCCGGAGCAATCCTGCTTTTGACCTTCACGCGTCGTGCGGCACAAGAGATGCTCGATCGCGTCGAGCGGCTGGTCGGCAACGCGTCGCGCCAGGTCGCGGGCGGCACGTTTCACTCCTTTGCCAACAACGTCCTTCGCCGCCATGGGGGGCCGCTCGGCCTCAAGCCCAATTTCACCATTCTCGATCGCTCGGACATGGAAGACGTGCTGAACCTGCTGCGCGCCCGGATGGGACTCGCATCGCGCGAGCGGCGCTTTCCCAAGAAAGGAACGGTAGCTGAGGTTATTAGCATGGCGCGCAACAAGCGCCGCGACCTGCCCGAGGAAATCGAATTCGACTTTGCCCATCTCATCGAGCATCAGGCGGATATCGTAGAGCTTGCGGCGAAGTATAACTTGTACAAACGCGAGCGCGGGCTGCTCGACTACGATGATCTTCTGGATCGGCTCCTGGAGCTGCTGCAGCAATACGAGCGGGTGCGGGAGCGCCTGTCATCCGCCTACCGCTACATAATGATCGACGAGTACCAGGACACCAACCTGATCCAGGCCGAACTGGTGCGGCTGCTGGCCTGCTCCCACCAGAACGTGATGGCAGTGGGCGACGACGCGCAATCGATTTATTCGTTTCGCGGCGCCAACTTCCGCAACATCATGGATTTTCCCTCGATGTTCGAAGGGACCCGCGTCGTCAAGCTAGAAGAGAACTACCGCTCGCTGCAGGGGATTCTGGACGTCGCGAACGAAGTCATTTCACGGGCCGCTGAAAAATACACCAAGGCCCTATTTACCGGGCGGCGCGGAGAGTTCCGGCCCCTGCTGGTGCGCGCCCAGGACGAGCATATGCAATCGCGCTTCGTGGCCCAGCGAATCCTCGAGCTGCGCGAGGAAGGCGTGGAGCTGTCGGAAATCGCGGTGTTGTTCCGCTCGAGCTTTCATTCCTTCGACCTCGAGCTGGAACTGCAGCGGCGTGACATCCCGTTCATCAAGCGCGGCGGTTTCAAGTTCATCGAGACCGCGCACATCAAAGACACGCTCGCGCATCTGCGCATCGTAGCGAACCCTGCCGATGCGGTGTCATGGCTTCGCGCCCTGACGATCGTACCCGGGGTGGGACACCGGACTGCCGAACGTGCGATCGAAACGCTGGTCAGTGCAGAACGACCCGAGCAAGAGTTGGCGCGCTTCGGTCGCCAAGGGCCGGCGCGCGGGGGCGCCGGCTTCGGACGGCTGGCGGAATTGGTCGCCGCCTTGAGGGGAGAGGGCAAGCGTCCAGCGGAGCAGCTTGCGATGGTGCTCCAGTACTATCTGCCGTTGATGCGTGATGCATACCCTGACGACTACCCCAAGCGCGAGCGCGATCTCGAGCATTTTCAGAACATCACTCAGCGCTACCGAAGCCTGGAGCAGATGCTCTCCGACATGGCACTCGAGCCGCCGAGCGACTCGCTCGACGGGGTGCTGACGAGCGAAGAGGAAGAGGGATACGTCACGCTCAGCACCATCCATTCCGCCAAGGGTCTTGAATGGCGGGTGGTGTTTCTTATCTGGGCGGCCGACGGACGATTTCCCGGCCCGATGAGTGTGGGTGTGGAAGAAATCGAGGAGGAGCGACGCCTGATGTACGTGGCGGGTACCCGCGCCCGTGATGAGCTTTACCTGATCTATCCTATATACATGTTTGATCGCGTGAACGGCTTCAGCATGGGCCGCGCCTCCCGCTTCCTGGATGACCTGCCAGTGGAAATTCTACCGACCGCGACCCTGCAGGAATCGGACGACGGCTGA
- a CDS encoding LLM class flavin-dependent oxidoreductase yields the protein MLEFIQAALMLISSQVGAIRNGLIMKQIKIGAGFGLWRLGMPSAETIARVAERAEDWGLDSFWLSDHLLAPSPELDVVATLSLLASRTTKMKLGPSVLLLNLRHPLLVAKAFASLDYLSGGRMVMAVGTGANLADYAACGISTESRGRRLDEGIEILREVWTKPKASYHGRFFNFDNVSIEPRPVARGNNDSGTMDIWVGGRSDAVLKRTARLADGYFASFQTPAEFGANMEKIRNYAAEYGRANARIEAGLILLCRIAGSREKALDEMRPMISALGRGAEQFLERSVFGSPEDVIGRLSEYVALGLDKFVLWPIADPQAWPRQIELVGREIASHYARSA from the coding sequence TTGCTCGAATTCATTCAGGCGGCGCTCATGCTAATATCATCGCAGGTCGGCGCAATTCGCAATGGGCTCATCATGAAGCAGATCAAGATCGGAGCCGGGTTCGGCCTGTGGCGGCTCGGGATGCCATCGGCGGAAACGATCGCGCGGGTCGCAGAGCGCGCCGAGGACTGGGGGCTCGATTCGTTCTGGCTCTCGGATCACCTGCTTGCACCTTCGCCCGAACTCGACGTGGTCGCAACCCTCTCGCTGCTGGCATCGCGCACCACCAAGATGAAGCTCGGACCGAGCGTCCTGTTGCTGAACCTCAGGCATCCGCTGCTGGTGGCCAAGGCATTCGCCTCGCTCGACTACCTGTCCGGCGGCCGGATGGTAATGGCGGTGGGCACGGGCGCGAATCTCGCAGACTATGCGGCGTGCGGCATTTCGACCGAATCGCGAGGGCGGCGGCTCGATGAAGGAATCGAAATCCTGCGCGAGGTGTGGACCAAGCCGAAGGCGAGCTATCACGGGCGCTTCTTCAACTTCGACAACGTGAGTATCGAGCCGCGCCCGGTCGCACGCGGCAACAACGACAGCGGCACGATGGACATCTGGGTGGGCGGGCGCTCCGATGCGGTCCTGAAGCGTACTGCCCGTCTGGCGGACGGCTACTTCGCCTCGTTTCAGACCCCTGCAGAGTTCGGCGCCAATATGGAGAAGATTCGTAACTACGCCGCCGAGTACGGTCGCGCGAATGCGCGCATCGAAGCGGGACTGATTCTGCTCTGCCGGATTGCCGGATCGCGTGAGAAGGCGCTCGATGAGATGCGCCCGATGATCTCCGCGCTCGGCCGGGGCGCCGAACAATTCCTGGAACGCAGCGTGTTTGGTTCGCCCGAGGACGTGATCGGGCGGCTCAGCGAGTACGTCGCGCTGGGTCTCGACAAGTTCGTGCTGTGGCCGATTGCAGACCCGCAGGCGTGGCCCCGGCAGATCGAGCTGGTCGGCCGGGAAATCGCCTCGCACTATGCGCGCAGCGCCTGA
- a CDS encoding DUF1330 domain-containing protein, which yields MPAYAIFIRDSTRDPKELETYSKVAPATLAGHPVTPRAAYGRHEVLEGPQIEGAVVLEFPTFEAAKAWYDSPAYREAREHRFKGASYRAFIVQGV from the coding sequence ATGCCAGCTTACGCAATTTTCATTCGCGACAGCACGCGCGATCCCAAAGAGCTTGAGACCTATTCCAAAGTCGCACCCGCAACCCTGGCGGGCCATCCGGTCACGCCGCGAGCTGCATATGGCCGGCACGAGGTGCTGGAGGGTCCTCAAATCGAAGGAGCAGTGGTGCTCGAGTTTCCGACCTTTGAGGCAGCCAAGGCATGGTACGACAGCCCCGCCTACCGCGAGGCACGCGAGCATCGCTTCAAAGGCGCCAGCTACCGGGCCTTCATCGTCCAGGGAGTATGA